Proteins from a genomic interval of Candidatus Binatus sp.:
- a CDS encoding ABC transporter ATP-binding protein — protein sequence MIEVKNLTKVYGDFVAVKDVSFKAESGSILGFLGPNGAGKTTTMRIITGFMPATAGTVLIDGLDIFSQSLEARRKIGYLPENPPLYPDMRVESYLRFVAKLRGVPKARVESALEHVLEVCGLTDMSHRICGQLSKGYRQRVGLAQALIHDPPVLVLDEPTIGLDPRQIHEIRTLIRNLSSDRTVVLSTHILPEVSQICDKVVIIADGHVVLQEFLKQLPAGTSLEEIFLKAITKERHEDGSTAEETLEEVGAGHA from the coding sequence ATGATCGAGGTTAAGAATCTAACCAAAGTTTACGGCGATTTTGTCGCGGTAAAAGACGTATCATTCAAGGCGGAAAGCGGCTCGATCCTGGGCTTTCTCGGCCCCAACGGCGCCGGCAAAACCACCACGATGCGCATCATAACCGGCTTTATGCCGGCGACGGCGGGCACCGTGCTGATCGATGGCCTGGATATTTTCTCGCAGTCGCTTGAGGCGCGCCGCAAAATTGGCTATCTGCCGGAAAATCCGCCGCTTTACCCCGATATGCGGGTCGAATCATATCTTCGCTTCGTCGCGAAATTGCGCGGCGTGCCCAAGGCGAGGGTCGAGTCCGCGCTCGAGCACGTGCTCGAAGTATGCGGCCTGACCGACATGTCGCATCGCATCTGCGGCCAGCTCTCGAAGGGCTATCGGCAGCGCGTTGGCCTCGCACAGGCGCTCATCCACGATCCGCCGGTGCTGGTGCTCGACGAACCGACGATCGGTCTCGATCCGCGCCAGATTCACGAGATTCGGACGCTGATTCGTAATTTGTCGAGCGATCGCACGGTCGTGCTCTCGACGCATATCCTGCCCGAGGTCTCGCAGATTTGTGACAAAGTTGTGATCATCGCTGACGGCCACGTGGTGCTGCAGGAATTTTTGAAACAGTTGCCCGCCGGGACTTCGCTCGAGGAAATCTTCCTCAAAGCGATCACCAAGGAGCGCCACGAAGACGGCTCGACTGCGGAGGAGACGCTGGAGGAGGTTGGCGCCGGCCATGCCTGA
- a CDS encoding anti-sigma factor produces MAECSEISLLLGAFEDGELEPNEMQDVAYHLARCERCTGTLGDFTTIARGLRDIAPEPMLGGFAAAVVARIDALPQPPWARISRFFGGKDRILSAGFAWGTAAAAVAAITMVLTTPYARRYAAERPRPAASAVSHEIAKVEQDAASMAEQIDARGESRAVISRLEAEIPSVAVWSEPRSDTTVIWLPDQP; encoded by the coding sequence ATGGCTGAATGTAGTGAAATAAGCCTTCTGCTCGGCGCCTTCGAGGACGGCGAACTCGAACCCAATGAAATGCAGGACGTCGCGTACCATCTCGCGCGATGCGAGCGGTGCACCGGGACGCTCGGCGACTTTACGACGATCGCTCGCGGGCTCCGCGATATTGCGCCGGAGCCGATGCTCGGCGGATTCGCCGCCGCGGTCGTCGCGCGAATCGACGCGTTGCCGCAACCGCCGTGGGCCCGGATTTCGAGATTCTTCGGCGGCAAGGATAGAATCCTCAGTGCCGGGTTCGCGTGGGGCACCGCGGCTGCGGCCGTCGCTGCGATCACGATGGTGCTGACTACGCCTTACGCGCGGCGTTATGCGGCCGAGCGCCCGCGACCGGCAGCTTCCGCCGTGAGCCACGAGATCGCCAAGGTCGAGCAAGACGCGGCATCGATGGCCGAGCAGATCGACGCGCGCGGGGAATCGCGGGCGGTTATCTCCCGTCTCGAAGCTGAGATACCGTCGGTCGCGGTGTGGAGCGAGCCCCGGTCAGATACCACGGTAATCTGGTTACCGGATCAGCCCTAA
- a CDS encoding DegT/DnrJ/EryC1/StrS aminotransferase family protein, producing the protein MRQVAFHRPSIGPEEEREVLDTLRSGWITTGPKAKRFEKEFAEYVGAKHALAVAHCTGALHLALWALGIGPGDEVITTPFTFTATAEILGYLGARPVFVDIDPGTFNINPARIEEALESGANKKVRALLPVHFAGQTCDMDRILKIARDYDLKIVEDAAHAAGSARHMDGRGMAKVGAIGDLTCFSFYATKNFTTAEGGMITTEDDALAEKIAVASLHGMNKDAWKRYDQSGSWYYEIHDLGFKYNLSDVHAAIGVAQLKRSDEFMRRRTEIARAYSDAFRADESLQAPYSEPGIEHAWHLYVLRLRPERLRIGRNQFVEILRERGVGCSVHCIPLHTMHYYQRSYGYRNGDFPVAEDVFSRCFSLPIYYAMSDEDVNYVIETVLSIVRENRR; encoded by the coding sequence ATGCGACAAGTAGCTTTTCACCGCCCCTCGATTGGCCCCGAAGAGGAGCGTGAAGTTCTCGACACCCTGCGCTCCGGCTGGATTACCACCGGCCCCAAGGCCAAGCGCTTCGAAAAAGAATTCGCCGAGTACGTCGGCGCGAAGCACGCGCTCGCGGTCGCGCATTGCACCGGCGCGCTGCATCTTGCTCTTTGGGCGCTCGGTATCGGCCCCGGCGACGAAGTCATCACCACCCCTTTCACCTTCACCGCCACCGCCGAAATACTCGGCTATCTCGGCGCGCGTCCGGTCTTCGTCGATATCGATCCCGGCACGTTCAACATCAATCCGGCCCGCATCGAGGAAGCACTCGAAAGCGGCGCCAACAAGAAAGTCCGCGCGCTGCTGCCGGTCCATTTCGCCGGACAAACTTGCGACATGGATCGCATTCTCAAGATTGCCCGCGACTACGATCTCAAGATCGTCGAGGATGCCGCCCATGCCGCCGGCTCCGCGCGCCACATGGATGGCCGCGGGATGGCCAAGGTCGGCGCGATCGGCGACCTCACTTGCTTCAGTTTTTACGCCACCAAGAATTTTACCACCGCCGAGGGCGGGATGATCACCACCGAGGATGACGCGCTCGCCGAGAAGATCGCAGTCGCGAGCCTTCACGGGATGAACAAGGACGCGTGGAAGCGCTACGACCAAAGCGGATCGTGGTACTACGAAATCCACGACCTCGGATTCAAGTACAATCTCTCCGACGTGCACGCCGCGATCGGCGTCGCGCAGCTCAAGCGCTCGGACGAATTTATGCGCCGCCGCACTGAGATCGCGCGCGCGTATAGCGACGCGTTTCGCGCCGACGAGAGTCTCCAGGCGCCCTACTCAGAACCCGGCATCGAGCACGCCTGGCATCTGTACGTGCTCCGCTTGCGGCCCGAGCGGCTCCGCATCGGCCGCAACCAGTTCGTCGAAATTTTGCGCGAGCGCGGCGTCGGATGCTCCGTGCACTGCATCCCGCTCCACACGATGCACTATTATCAGCGCTCCTACGGCTATCGTAACGGCGATTTTCCGGTCGCCGAAGATGTCTTCAGCCGCTGTTTCTCGTTGCCGATCTACTACGCGATGAGCGACGAGGATGTGAACTACGTTATCGAAACCGTTCTCTCGATCGTGCGGGAAAATCGCCGCTAA
- a CDS encoding NUDIX hydrolase N-terminal domain-containing protein — MPDSELLLELAHFVEKIAAIARTGLAFKPDGFDSERYDALLKEAARMHAVIGGAGDDEAELLRHGWRNQVISGYEGYVTAAVGCGVIAFNERDEILMIQRPTGKWWYPTGFCDVGISPAENAAKEAREETGLIVEPERLLAVIDSRKRGAAGRHIYSILFYCRILGGTLTTHPLETLAAAFFPLDRLPEPLHGVDRKWIALAREFHFEGRIAPYFDPL, encoded by the coding sequence ATGCCCGATTCAGAACTGCTGCTCGAACTCGCCCACTTCGTCGAAAAGATCGCCGCCATCGCGCGCACCGGACTCGCCTTCAAGCCCGACGGCTTCGATTCCGAGCGCTACGACGCCCTGCTCAAGGAAGCCGCCCGGATGCATGCCGTCATCGGCGGCGCCGGCGATGATGAAGCGGAACTCCTTCGCCACGGATGGCGCAATCAGGTGATCTCCGGCTACGAAGGCTACGTCACCGCGGCCGTCGGATGCGGCGTGATTGCGTTTAACGAGCGCGACGAAATTCTCATGATCCAGCGCCCGACCGGCAAATGGTGGTACCCGACCGGCTTTTGCGACGTGGGCATCTCACCCGCCGAAAATGCCGCCAAGGAAGCGCGGGAAGAGACCGGACTTATCGTCGAGCCCGAGCGATTGCTCGCCGTAATCGACAGCCGCAAACGCGGCGCCGCCGGCCGCCACATCTACTCGATTCTGTTCTACTGCCGAATCCTCGGCGGCACGCTCACGACGCATCCGCTCGAGACTCTCGCCGCGGCATTTTTCCCGCTCGATCGATTGCCCGAGCCGCTCCACGGCGTCGATCGCAAATGGATCGCGCTCGCCCGCGAGTTTCACTTCGAGGGTCGCATCGCGCCCTATTTCGATCCGTTGTGA
- a CDS encoding ABC transporter permease subunit → MKNSLTIAGKELAGYFVQPVAYVVMTVFLLLGGFFFFALLRYFEVMLTAYSAMQNPAVLSRLNLNERVIEPMLHNLAVVLVILVPAITMRSFAEEKRTGTYELLLTAPIRTGEIVAGKFIAAAAFMLIMIALAGIFPLILVMFGNPEIGVMFSGYLGLAFLAVSFVSIGLFTSSLTQNQIIAAISCFGALLLLFVISWPAQAGGTQFLGLLRYMSLPEHFSQMVTGIIDTRDIVYFVSLIFVALFLTQRSVESARWR, encoded by the coding sequence ATGAAAAATTCGCTCACAATCGCGGGCAAGGAGCTCGCGGGCTATTTCGTACAGCCGGTCGCCTACGTCGTGATGACGGTGTTCCTGCTGCTCGGCGGATTCTTTTTCTTCGCCCTGCTCAGGTACTTCGAGGTGATGCTGACGGCGTACTCCGCGATGCAGAATCCGGCCGTGCTCTCGCGCCTCAATCTGAACGAGCGCGTGATCGAGCCGATGCTGCATAACCTCGCGGTCGTGCTCGTCATCCTGGTGCCGGCCATCACGATGCGCAGCTTTGCCGAGGAAAAGCGCACCGGCACGTACGAATTGCTGCTGACTGCGCCGATTCGCACCGGCGAGATCGTCGCCGGCAAATTCATCGCGGCGGCCGCCTTCATGCTGATCATGATTGCGCTCGCGGGAATTTTTCCGCTGATCCTCGTGATGTTCGGCAATCCCGAGATCGGCGTGATGTTCTCCGGCTATCTCGGCCTCGCGTTTCTCGCGGTCTCGTTCGTCTCGATCGGACTCTTCACCAGCTCGCTGACGCAAAATCAAATTATCGCGGCGATTAGCTGCTTCGGCGCGTTGCTCTTGCTGTTCGTGATCTCATGGCCGGCCCAGGCCGGCGGCACCCAGTTCCTTGGCCTGCTTCGATACATGTCGCTGCCCGAGCATTTCTCGCAGATGGTCACCGGCATTATCGATACGCGCGATATCGTCTACTTCGTAAGTC
- a CDS encoding UDP-glucuronic acid decarboxylase family protein: MRTLVTGGAGFLGSHLCERLLKDGHEVICMDNYFSGKRANIEHLFDQRNFEFIRHDIVEPILLEVDRIFNLACPASPVHYQYNPVKTIKTSVMGTINMLGLAKRVRARILLTSTSEVYGDPEEHPQTEKYWGNVNPIGVRSCYDEGKRVAECLMMDYHRQNNVDIRIVRIFNTYGPRMAINDGRVVSNFCVAALRGEDLEIYGDGKQTRSFAYVDDIIDAIVRMMNQEAHIGPVNIGNPDEFTIDELASLAIELSGSSSKVIIKPARPDDPVRRKPNIDLARKVLNWVPRIPLKDGLRLSIDHFREVLGLTHI, encoded by the coding sequence GTGCGCACTCTGGTAACCGGCGGCGCCGGATTCCTTGGCTCTCACCTCTGCGAACGCCTGCTGAAAGATGGCCATGAAGTCATCTGCATGGACAACTACTTCAGCGGCAAGCGCGCCAACATCGAGCACCTGTTCGATCAACGCAATTTCGAATTTATCCGCCACGATATTGTCGAGCCGATCCTGCTCGAAGTAGATCGCATCTTTAATCTCGCCTGCCCCGCTTCGCCGGTGCACTACCAGTACAACCCCGTCAAAACCATCAAGACCAGTGTGATGGGCACCATCAACATGCTGGGCCTTGCCAAACGCGTCCGCGCCCGCATCCTGCTCACTTCGACCAGCGAGGTTTACGGCGATCCCGAAGAGCATCCGCAGACCGAAAAGTATTGGGGCAACGTGAACCCGATTGGCGTGCGCTCATGCTACGACGAGGGCAAACGCGTCGCCGAATGCCTCATGATGGACTATCACCGGCAGAACAACGTCGATATCCGCATCGTCCGCATCTTCAACACTTACGGCCCGCGGATGGCCATCAACGACGGCCGCGTGGTGTCGAACTTCTGCGTCGCCGCGCTCCGCGGCGAGGACCTCGAAATCTACGGCGACGGCAAGCAGACTCGCTCGTTCGCTTACGTGGACGACATTATCGACGCGATCGTCCGCATGATGAACCAGGAAGCTCACATCGGCCCGGTCAACATCGGCAATCCCGACGAATTCACCATTGATGAACTCGCGAGCCTCGCCATCGAGCTATCCGGCAGTTCGTCGAAGGTGATCATCAAGCCGGCCCGCCCCGACGATCCCGTGCGGCGCAAACCGAACATCGATCTCGCGCGCAAAGTGCTCAACTGGGTGCCCAGAATTCCTCTGAAGGACGGCTTGCGGCTCTCGATCGATCACTTCCGCGAAGTGCTGGGCCTGACCCACATCTAG
- a CDS encoding response regulator has product MASPLNKLRSHSFTAGYFPISSTNSCPIGTKPDVIISDIGMPGADGLMLIRKIRQKPNPLGDIPGLALTAYGRIDDKIDILEAGYQAHVIKPVDVAELTAIIASLIRKDDERRRSK; this is encoded by the coding sequence ATTGCTTCGCCGCTTAACAAGCTGCGAAGCCACTCCTTCACTGCGGGATACTTCCCGATATCCAGCACAAACTCCTGCCCGATCGGCACCAAACCCGACGTCATCATCTCGGACATCGGGATGCCCGGCGCCGACGGCTTGATGCTAATCCGCAAGATTCGACAGAAACCGAACCCGCTCGGCGATATTCCCGGACTGGCGCTGACCGCTTACGGCCGCATCGACGACAAGATCGACATCCTCGAGGCCGGCTACCAGGCGCACGTGATCAAGCCGGTGGACGTCGCCGAACTCACCGCCATTATCGCCAGCCTGATCAGAAAAGACGACGAGCGCCGCCGCTCAAAGTGA
- a CDS encoding glycosyltransferase family 39 protein, translating to MRHARWLAIALIAGWYAFALALLYPLADAPVADSWLFAAAVRRFMHTGEVRFAGFTQVMPVAQVIYGAAWARGFGANPISLEMSTVMLAILCGVAFHALLLRCGARPWQALAATGLLICNPCFTFLSFSFMTEIPFLLLLIGAYLAFAKAEGAHRTAWLWLAALLIVIDFMIRPFGAMAILGCVGAILLYRYSAYGWNFGDVNDTDDRPSLAGILAPFVVAFAGCAFIWIWLTVLGPKPWNLQRHENHFRYLLLVSISNYLRAGVLGPALYLGTVLAPMSLLQLANARWRRVVLIASSIFVASMVLMHLDHSLPEYSCFGGWSNALTLRGLSNRFFWESYWQYGFIAFASLGAGGLILACVQVAMKLPRAALAMVIGAAIYWAATVPLWFYNDRYYLVLVPAGAIMLGLAPLPRSRLIAGAGFAMILAMGMMSLGGTFAYQRGLGAVLAARDALERQGVPRSSIDAGYALNGQDLYRYPKHGIETMKFEAGIPMITSKQIADYTIASGPIEGTRAVREFTWPGPFGMGQRKIFVLKRIDKMPAAPNHVGSD from the coding sequence ATGAGGCATGCACGATGGTTGGCGATCGCGCTGATCGCAGGCTGGTATGCGTTCGCGCTCGCATTGTTGTATCCGCTGGCCGACGCGCCTGTGGCGGATAGCTGGCTCTTCGCCGCGGCGGTGCGGCGATTCATGCATACCGGCGAGGTGCGATTCGCGGGCTTCACGCAGGTGATGCCGGTCGCGCAGGTAATCTATGGCGCGGCGTGGGCGCGCGGCTTCGGGGCCAATCCGATCTCGCTGGAAATGTCCACGGTGATGCTCGCGATTCTATGCGGCGTCGCATTTCATGCGTTGTTGCTCCGATGCGGTGCGCGTCCATGGCAGGCGCTGGCGGCAACTGGTTTGCTCATCTGCAACCCGTGTTTCACGTTTCTCAGTTTTTCGTTCATGACCGAGATTCCGTTTCTGTTGTTGCTGATCGGCGCATACCTGGCGTTTGCGAAAGCCGAGGGGGCGCATCGCACGGCGTGGCTCTGGCTCGCGGCGCTGCTGATCGTGATCGATTTCATGATTCGGCCGTTCGGCGCGATGGCGATTCTCGGATGCGTGGGCGCGATCCTGCTTTATCGCTACAGCGCCTATGGGTGGAATTTTGGCGACGTTAACGACACGGATGATCGACCGAGTCTTGCAGGGATTCTGGCGCCGTTCGTGGTAGCGTTTGCAGGCTGCGCTTTCATTTGGATTTGGCTGACTGTGCTGGGACCGAAACCGTGGAACCTGCAGCGCCACGAGAATCACTTCCGGTATCTGCTTTTGGTGTCAATCTCGAATTATCTGCGCGCAGGCGTTCTTGGACCGGCGCTGTATCTCGGTACGGTGCTCGCACCGATGTCGTTGTTACAACTTGCGAACGCACGATGGCGGCGAGTCGTGCTGATTGCGTCGTCGATTTTCGTGGCCTCGATGGTGCTGATGCATCTGGATCACAGCCTGCCGGAATACAGTTGCTTCGGCGGCTGGAGCAATGCGCTGACACTACGCGGGCTGTCCAACCGTTTTTTCTGGGAGAGCTACTGGCAATACGGGTTCATAGCTTTCGCAAGTCTTGGTGCCGGAGGGCTGATTCTTGCCTGCGTCCAGGTCGCGATGAAACTGCCGCGGGCGGCGCTCGCGATGGTAATCGGCGCGGCGATCTACTGGGCGGCGACGGTTCCGCTGTGGTTCTACAATGATCGCTACTACCTGGTGCTTGTGCCCGCGGGTGCGATCATGCTCGGGTTGGCGCCGCTGCCGCGTAGTCGGCTGATTGCGGGCGCCGGGTTCGCGATGATATTGGCGATGGGAATGATGTCGCTCGGCGGTACATTTGCGTACCAGCGCGGGCTCGGTGCGGTGCTCGCGGCGCGCGATGCGCTGGAGCGGCAGGGAGTCCCGCGGTCATCGATCGACGCGGGCTATGCGCTGAACGGCCAGGATCTCTATCGCTATCCGAAACATGGGATCGAGACGATGAAGTTCGAGGCGGGTATCCCGATGATCACATCGAAGCAGATCGCGGATTACACGATCGCGAGCGGGCCGATCGAGGGGACGCGGGCAGTGCGCGAGTTCACGTGGCCGGGACCATTCGGAATGGGCCAGCGCAAGATATTCGTGCTGAAACGAATCGACAAGATGCCCGCCGCTCCAAATCACGTGGGTAGCGACTAG
- a CDS encoding RNA polymerase sigma factor, which translates to MRTPGRQDGDEAELIDRARNGDSEAFGVLVERYQRRVVGVALAVVKNQDDAIELAQETFVRAFENLKNFESRSSFSTWLYRIAANLSIDFWRREGRHVILRGEDAQNEIDRLPSLQGDSFKAVSRSELSERLKKALEQLTPEHRAVILLREVEGLSYDEISETLQCPRGTVMSRLHYARNHLRAILQDLSLN; encoded by the coding sequence TTGAGAACACCGGGCCGCCAGGACGGCGACGAAGCCGAACTTATCGATCGGGCCAGAAACGGCGATTCCGAGGCGTTTGGCGTATTGGTCGAAAGGTATCAGCGCCGGGTGGTTGGGGTGGCCCTGGCGGTGGTGAAGAACCAGGATGATGCAATCGAGCTGGCCCAGGAAACGTTCGTACGGGCATTCGAGAATCTCAAGAACTTTGAATCAAGGTCCAGCTTTTCGACGTGGCTTTATCGGATTGCGGCGAACCTCTCGATTGATTTCTGGCGCCGCGAAGGACGGCATGTGATTCTTCGCGGCGAGGATGCGCAAAACGAGATAGATCGCCTGCCAAGTTTGCAAGGAGATAGCTTCAAGGCCGTCAGCCGCAGCGAGTTATCCGAGCGCTTGAAGAAGGCGCTCGAGCAGTTGACGCCGGAACATCGTGCAGTGATACTTCTACGCGAAGTCGAAGGATTGTCATACGACGAAATTAGCGAAACCTTGCAGTGTCCGCGCGGTACCGTCATGAGCAGGTTGCACTACGCTCGCAATCACCTGCGCGCAATCCTTCAGGACTTGTCCTTGAACTGA
- a CDS encoding type II toxin-antitoxin system death-on-curing family toxin: MNADPWAHLISLQTIRQIHSDCIARFGGDATKATKEGCVERSLGAAWSAELYSENMDAVQGLCFAGCLLYYLIKNHCFVDGNKRVGWAAGMEVLRALELGVRATDDEVEEFCLAVVENDSSLVKNAVDVAVWLAPRLTALQISN, translated from the coding sequence GTGAATGCCGACCCTTGGGCGCACCTGATTTCCCTACAAACCATACGCCAAATCCATAGCGACTGCATCGCGCGTTTTGGCGGCGACGCAACCAAAGCGACAAAGGAAGGATGTGTGGAACGAAGCCTCGGGGCCGCGTGGAGCGCAGAACTGTACTCGGAAAATATGGATGCGGTTCAAGGCTTATGTTTCGCCGGTTGCCTGCTTTATTACCTGATAAAAAACCACTGTTTCGTTGATGGAAATAAGCGGGTGGGGTGGGCAGCGGGCATGGAAGTTCTTCGGGCGTTAGAGCTAGGCGTACGTGCCACGGATGACGAAGTTGAAGAGTTCTGCCTCGCGGTCGTTGAGAACGACTCTAGCCTAGTAAAAAACGCTGTTGATGTGGCGGTATGGCTCGCACCTAGGCTCACCGCCTTACAAATCTCAAATTAG
- the polA gene encoding DNA polymerase I: protein MAAERRELILVDGSGYIFRAFFALPQMNTSRGMPTNAVFGFIRMLLKLLKDARPTHLAIVFDSPKKTFRDDMFEDYKKNRVETPNDLLVQIPYIYRAVEAFRIKSIVRDGVEADDVIGTLAGRAARKQFNVTLITADKDFMQLVAPHVTIWETMRDKRIGVREVRDRFGVEPLALVDIQALTGDTIDNIKGVPGVGEKTASALVQKFGSIAGIYENLDRIEESGIRGAKKVAALLAEHRATVDLARRLVRIDTEVPLDDDPEDFAWAGVDEAAAAELLRELEFNSLLREISPSQTELPGFAKAETKSVAAGDLDEVLATLKAAPRIAIDLGTDSNGLPRLELLAGGQIYALEGERIAAVAPILASETPPKSVYDLKTQMRALAKLGSELKGADFDALLAGFLVNSGKAEPTLTNLYHEYLAPLGGRAAPGTNVELISNLREALLPRLESDGLMPMFVEIEMPIAEILAKMETDGIAVDPEALQTISREFATQLERLERECYQLAGREFNLNSPIQLRDVLFTELKLSPKGLKKSKSGFSTDADTLEKLAAIHPMPRKLIEYRTISKLKSTYADALSELVDTKTGRIHTTFHQALTATGRVSSSDPNLQNIPTRSEEGRRIRRAFIPKRGSVFVSADYSQIDLRVLAHLTGDKTLVDAFNSGEDIHMRTATEVLGVTPDKVDAEARRLAKVINFGIIYGMGPQRLAGELGISLSEASDYIKRYFERLPGVRAWLDETVRNARETGYVTTMYGRRRYLPELNAGPGGARAQAERIAINTPIQGTAADLIKLAMIKLHKELLHRKLDARMILQVHDELLLEVDEKAREEAGELAKRRMEDVAELKIPLKVDLKWGPNWAEMRGWA from the coding sequence ATGGCCGCCGAGCGCAGAGAATTGATCCTGGTCGATGGCTCCGGGTACATCTTCCGGGCTTTTTTTGCATTGCCGCAGATGAATACCTCGCGGGGGATGCCGACCAACGCGGTCTTCGGTTTCATCCGGATGTTGCTCAAATTGCTGAAAGACGCGCGCCCGACTCATCTCGCGATCGTCTTCGATTCGCCAAAAAAAACCTTTCGCGACGACATGTTCGAGGACTACAAAAAAAATCGGGTCGAGACGCCGAACGATTTGCTGGTGCAGATTCCGTACATCTATCGAGCGGTCGAGGCTTTTCGAATCAAGAGTATCGTGCGCGACGGGGTCGAGGCCGACGACGTGATCGGCACGCTGGCGGGGCGGGCGGCGCGCAAGCAGTTCAACGTCACGCTGATCACGGCCGACAAGGACTTCATGCAGTTGGTGGCGCCGCACGTCACTATTTGGGAGACGATGCGCGACAAGCGGATTGGCGTGCGCGAAGTGCGCGATCGCTTCGGGGTAGAGCCGCTGGCGCTGGTCGATATCCAGGCGTTGACCGGCGACACGATCGACAATATTAAGGGCGTGCCCGGCGTCGGCGAGAAGACGGCGTCGGCGCTGGTGCAGAAATTCGGCTCGATCGCCGGCATCTACGAGAATCTCGATCGAATCGAGGAGAGCGGAATTCGCGGTGCGAAGAAGGTCGCGGCGCTGTTAGCGGAGCATCGCGCGACCGTCGATCTGGCGCGGCGCCTGGTGCGAATCGATACCGAAGTTCCGCTCGACGACGACCCGGAAGATTTCGCGTGGGCGGGCGTCGATGAAGCTGCGGCGGCGGAACTGCTCCGCGAGCTGGAGTTCAATTCTCTGCTGCGTGAGATTTCGCCGTCGCAGACAGAACTTCCGGGGTTTGCGAAGGCGGAAACCAAATCGGTCGCGGCCGGCGATCTCGACGAGGTGCTCGCGACGCTCAAAGCCGCGCCGCGCATCGCGATCGATCTAGGCACAGACAGCAACGGGCTGCCGCGCCTCGAACTTCTTGCTGGCGGGCAGATCTACGCGCTCGAGGGCGAGCGGATCGCGGCTGTCGCGCCGATCCTCGCGTCCGAGACGCCGCCGAAATCGGTGTACGATCTGAAAACGCAGATGCGCGCGCTCGCGAAGCTTGGAAGCGAGCTCAAAGGCGCCGATTTCGACGCGCTGCTGGCCGGCTTCCTGGTAAATTCGGGCAAGGCGGAGCCGACGCTCACCAATCTCTATCACGAATATCTCGCGCCGCTCGGCGGACGCGCCGCGCCCGGCACCAACGTCGAACTAATCAGCAATCTGCGCGAGGCGTTGCTCCCACGGCTCGAGAGCGACGGCCTGATGCCGATGTTCGTCGAGATCGAGATGCCGATAGCCGAAATTTTGGCGAAGATGGAGACCGACGGGATCGCGGTCGATCCGGAGGCGCTGCAGACGATCTCGCGCGAGTTCGCGACCCAACTCGAACGACTCGAGCGCGAGTGCTATCAACTCGCGGGCCGCGAATTTAATCTCAATTCTCCGATTCAACTGCGCGATGTCCTGTTCACCGAACTGAAACTGTCGCCGAAGGGACTCAAGAAAAGCAAGAGCGGGTTTTCGACCGACGCCGACACGCTCGAGAAGCTCGCCGCGATTCATCCGATGCCGCGCAAGCTGATCGAGTACCGCACCATCTCGAAACTCAAATCCACGTACGCCGACGCGCTGTCCGAACTGGTCGATACGAAAACTGGGCGCATCCATACGACGTTTCATCAGGCGCTGACCGCGACCGGACGCGTCAGTTCGAGCGATCCGAATCTGCAGAATATCCCGACCCGGAGCGAAGAAGGGCGGCGGATTCGGCGCGCGTTCATCCCCAAGCGGGGCAGCGTATTCGTCTCCGCCGACTATTCGCAGATCGATCTGCGCGTGCTGGCGCATCTGACCGGCGACAAGACGCTGGTCGATGCGTTCAACAGCGGCGAAGATATCCACATGCGAACCGCGACCGAAGTGCTCGGCGTGACGCCCGACAAGGTCGATGCGGAAGCGCGGCGCCTCGCGAAAGTGATAAACTTCGGCATCATCTACGGGATGGGGCCGCAGCGGCTGGCCGGCGAACTCGGGATTTCGCTGAGCGAGGCGTCGGATTACATCAAGCGCTATTTCGAGCGGCTGCCGGGTGTGCGCGCATGGCTCGATGAGACCGTCCGTAACGCGCGCGAGACCGGCTACGTCACCACGATGTATGGCCGGCGGCGCTATTTGCCCGAGCTGAATGCCGGGCCGGGCGGCGCGCGGGCGCAGGCCGAGCGAATCGCGATCAACACGCCGATCCAGGGGACGGCGGCCGACCTGATCAAGCTGGCAATGATCAAGCTTCACAAAGAACTGCTGCATCGCAAGCTGGATGCGCGGATGATTCTGCAGGTGCACGACGAATTGCTGCTGGAGGTGGACGAAAAGGCTCGCGAGGAGGCGGGCGAGCTGGCAAAACGCCGGATGGAGGACGTCGCGGAACTCAAAATTCCCCTCAAAGTGGACCTGAAATGGGGTCCGAACTGGGCCGAAATGCGCGGCTGGGCATAA